One Brevibacillus choshinensis genomic window carries:
- a CDS encoding UDP-N-acetylmuramoyl-tripeptide--D-alanyl-D-alanine ligase, which produces MKGFGKRIAKTKAKAQPMKTLILQKPVIAVTGSAGKTTTKELISSILGRRWNIYKSMHNKNFLGNTRAHARRISDEHQAVVLEYGILGSGHIKKHCEMIQPSIGVITNIGTAHIGNFGGKMSGIAMAKSELIRCMKRTGTVFLNQDCPYSRQMTMQPYVGSFSGKFVTIGIEEDADYRATDIHVEDRGIRFSCFIGERLEEFYLPILGEHNISNALFAIAVTHSLGFSVETIREGLNAFHPQRKRLTRYRLDDNVQVLDDTYSSNPDAAKAAIDVLCQVGSGTKVAVLASMLEMGNYEIQAHEEVGRYVSQREVDYLYTLGASARHIARAAIRSGFPANRVIHCHTKSRLHQLLSERIRPDTSFLVKGSHRLKMGDTVLFLRKEMVRGRRKRKA; this is translated from the coding sequence ATGAAGGGTTTCGGGAAAAGGATCGCCAAAACGAAGGCGAAAGCACAGCCTATGAAGACACTCATTCTCCAAAAGCCCGTGATCGCGGTGACAGGCAGTGCCGGGAAGACGACGACAAAGGAATTGATATCTTCCATTCTGGGCAGGCGCTGGAACATTTACAAATCGATGCATAACAAAAACTTCTTAGGGAATACGCGGGCGCATGCCAGGCGCATCTCGGATGAGCATCAAGCTGTCGTCCTCGAATACGGGATTTTGGGAAGCGGTCACATAAAAAAGCACTGTGAAATGATACAGCCATCAATCGGTGTCATCACGAATATCGGTACGGCACACATAGGTAATTTCGGGGGCAAAATGAGCGGAATCGCGATGGCAAAATCAGAGCTGATCCGCTGCATGAAACGGACGGGGACCGTCTTTCTCAATCAAGATTGCCCTTACTCGCGCCAAATGACGATGCAGCCGTATGTAGGCTCATTTTCCGGCAAATTTGTTACGATTGGAATCGAGGAAGACGCAGACTACCGAGCAACGGACATCCATGTCGAAGATCGGGGAATTCGTTTCTCCTGTTTCATCGGAGAAAGACTAGAGGAATTTTACCTTCCGATATTGGGAGAGCACAATATCAGCAATGCCTTGTTTGCCATTGCCGTGACTCATTCGTTGGGATTTTCCGTGGAAACGATTCGGGAAGGTCTGAACGCATTTCACCCACAAAGAAAAAGGCTTACACGCTACCGTCTGGATGACAATGTACAGGTTCTTGATGATACCTACAGCTCGAACCCAGATGCTGCCAAGGCAGCGATCGACGTGCTTTGTCAGGTAGGAAGCGGGACGAAAGTTGCGGTTCTCGCCAGTATGCTGGAGATGGGAAATTACGAGATTCAGGCACATGAAGAAGTGGGTCGATACGTAAGTCAAAGGGAAGTCGATTACCTGTACACGCTGGGAGCGAGCGCTCGCCACATTGCGCGTGCAGCCATTCGTTCCGGTTTTCCAGCCAACCGAGTCATTCATTGCCACACGAAAAGCAGACTGCATCAGCTGCTTTCGGAGCGGATCAGACCCGATACCTCTTTCCTCGTAAAAGGCTCTCATCGATTGAAAATGGGGGATACGGTTTTGTTTTTGCGCAAGGAAATGGTAAGGGGCCGTCGGAAAAGAAAGGCATAG
- a CDS encoding C40 family peptidase, with product MTKRDWLQKSTVAVMLSASLLMFTEGGHAAAAQTVDSQSSAKSAEVINIAKTLIGKDYKYGATGPSSFGSAGLATYIFKQVGINVDDTIAELYKAGEKVSEDNKQAGDLLFFSSTGSGAPSFMGIYIGNDQYIYASQGEDAVVLKKVSDYTKKLVGIRRVLQDTGTTPDPGTTNPETSNIGDKVIEAGKKYLGTPYEYGSTRSNKKTMDCSEFTMWAYRDGAGINMGTGGTKAQANYVKSHGSYTTDINKLKKGDLVFFMSYKGWRESDYKNIDVSKQSMTHVGIYMGDGKLLHTFSKESGGVKMTDFKGTHWEYRFIMGGRPY from the coding sequence ATGACGAAACGAGATTGGTTGCAAAAATCGACTGTCGCCGTCATGTTGAGTGCATCCTTGCTCATGTTCACGGAAGGTGGACATGCTGCAGCAGCGCAGACTGTGGATTCGCAATCTTCTGCCAAGTCAGCAGAGGTAATCAACATCGCCAAGACGTTAATCGGGAAAGATTACAAATACGGCGCTACAGGACCTAGTTCCTTTGGGTCGGCCGGCTTGGCAACGTACATATTCAAACAAGTGGGAATCAATGTGGACGATACGATCGCGGAGCTGTACAAAGCAGGCGAAAAGGTGTCGGAAGATAATAAGCAAGCAGGCGACCTGCTGTTCTTCTCTTCGACTGGTTCGGGAGCACCGAGCTTCATGGGAATTTACATCGGCAATGACCAGTACATCTATGCGTCTCAGGGCGAAGATGCCGTGGTTCTGAAAAAGGTCAGCGATTATACGAAGAAGCTGGTAGGCATACGCCGAGTGCTGCAAGATACAGGAACGACTCCTGATCCAGGAACGACGAATCCTGAAACATCGAATATCGGAGACAAAGTCATCGAAGCCGGAAAGAAATACTTGGGGACGCCGTATGAATACGGATCGACCCGATCGAACAAAAAGACGATGGATTGCTCCGAATTCACCATGTGGGCCTATAGGGATGGAGCCGGCATCAATATGGGCACTGGCGGAACGAAAGCACAGGCTAACTATGTCAAGAGTCACGGTTCGTACACGACTGACATCAACAAGCTGAAAAAAGGCGATCTGGTCTTCTTCATGAGCTACAAAGGCTGGAGGGAGTCGGATTATAAAAACATTGACGTATCCAAGCAGAGCATGACCCATGTCGGAATCTACATGGGAGATGGCAAGCTGCTCCATACATTCTCCAAAGAGTCGGGCGGCGTCAAAATGACCGATTTCAAGGGTACGCACTGGGAATACCGCTTTATCATGGGTGGACGCCCGTATTAA
- a CDS encoding transporter — translation MSYGFPPPPPPGGYPGSSGAPGGFPPPPPGPPPSRTPSSPGQHGYGGTRRIDAGSFYPCLYRYSYVWLRNGNSFWFYPVYISRNSVSGYRWRRDHWQYYGTELNRIAYFTC, via the coding sequence ATGTCATATGGTTTTCCGCCACCACCGCCGCCCGGAGGTTATCCAGGATCATCCGGGGCACCCGGAGGATTCCCGCCGCCGCCGCCAGGACCGCCGCCTAGCAGGACGCCGAGCTCGCCAGGACAGCATGGATACGGGGGCACACGACGCATTGACGCAGGAAGCTTCTATCCTTGCTTATACCGCTATTCCTATGTCTGGCTGAGAAATGGCAATTCGTTCTGGTTCTACCCCGTTTACATCAGCCGTAACTCCGTTTCAGGCTACCGCTGGAGGCGGGATCACTGGCAATATTACGGAACCGAGCTGAACAGGATTGCCTATTTTACATGCTAA
- a CDS encoding FixH family protein — translation MKRYVFPLLCLLCLLATACGKDNQEAALPSSEPIDAAFSMLPANPAKGETITFSVKVTQNGSPVDDAKEVKFEWWKDGQEQHVTIPATLQADGVYTAVQSIGEPGSYYVYYHVTARDFHNMQKVAFTVGDGQQASDTGTGGTGHPGHTQTPAAHDHGSSGDSASADHPASKIDFHFMPPESVKAADSAIFTVHLMRENQSFSQATVKFEFWQGNEEKHTFVDATETQPGQYSADAALPTAGSYTVNVHVEKGDVHDHKSFPLSVQ, via the coding sequence ATGAAACGCTATGTATTTCCCTTACTATGTCTTCTCTGCTTGCTGGCGACCGCCTGCGGCAAGGACAACCAGGAAGCGGCACTACCCTCTTCCGAACCGATCGATGCGGCTTTTTCCATGCTGCCTGCAAATCCAGCAAAAGGGGAGACCATCACGTTTTCTGTCAAAGTCACACAGAACGGCAGTCCCGTCGACGATGCCAAGGAAGTCAAATTTGAATGGTGGAAGGACGGCCAGGAACAGCATGTGACGATTCCGGCTACCCTTCAGGCAGATGGTGTCTACACCGCCGTGCAATCGATCGGGGAGCCGGGCTCCTACTATGTTTACTACCACGTGACTGCTCGCGACTTTCATAACATGCAGAAAGTAGCCTTTACCGTTGGAGACGGCCAGCAGGCTAGCGATACGGGCACGGGAGGCACCGGACATCCCGGTCACACACAGACCCCTGCAGCGCATGACCATGGGAGCAGCGGTGATTCTGCCAGTGCCGATCACCCAGCAAGCAAGATTGACTTTCACTTCATGCCGCCGGAATCAGTCAAGGCGGCAGATTCCGCGATCTTTACCGTCCATTTGATGAGAGAGAACCAGAGCTTTTCACAGGCCACGGTGAAATTTGAATTCTGGCAAGGGAACGAAGAAAAGCATACTTTTGTTGACGCGACGGAAACGCAGCCAGGACAGTACAGCGCAGATGCTGCTCTCCCTACCGCTGGCAGCTACACCGTCAACGTGCACGTCGAGAAAGGGGACGTCCACGATCACAAGAGCTTCCCATTGTCGGTTCAATAA
- a CDS encoding SCO family protein, producing MMPMTPVAAMRLRRLLLYLPALVLVALVASWFWGGSQSVKATLPSLFLETLDGERYALSPRPGNVRLVELIYTRCPDVCPTTTVKMVQLQKRLKEAQLMGNGVEFLTITIDPQHDTPAVLRKYAKQLGIDAQGWSILRGDESSLQNVTSSLGFIASKTEDGFISHTTSTYLVNSSNEVIRKFGMGDDFDPDDIYLQLMNLKKEGL from the coding sequence ATGATGCCCATGACACCCGTCGCCGCGATGCGACTCAGACGGCTGCTCCTCTATTTACCGGCCCTCGTGCTCGTGGCGTTAGTTGCCTCCTGGTTTTGGGGCGGTTCGCAAAGCGTCAAAGCGACACTGCCCTCTCTTTTCCTGGAGACGCTGGATGGAGAGAGGTACGCCCTCTCACCTAGGCCTGGCAATGTTCGCCTGGTGGAGCTGATCTATACGCGCTGTCCTGATGTATGTCCGACGACAACCGTGAAAATGGTCCAGCTGCAAAAACGGCTGAAGGAAGCCCAGCTGATGGGCAATGGGGTGGAATTTTTGACGATCACAATCGACCCCCAACATGATACACCTGCAGTACTGCGCAAATATGCCAAGCAGCTTGGTATCGATGCACAGGGCTGGTCCATCCTGCGAGGGGATGAGAGCTCCCTCCAGAACGTCACCAGCTCGCTTGGCTTCATTGCCAGCAAGACAGAAGACGGATTTATTTCACACACCACCAGCACTTATTTGGTCAATTCAAGCAACGAAGTCATTCGCAAGTTTGGCATGGGAGATGATTTTGATCCCGATGACATTTATCTGCAGCTGATGAACCTGAAAAAGGAAGGATTGTAA
- the ctaG gene encoding cytochrome c oxidase assembly factor CtaG — protein sequence MITYLTTTFGFRATWNPELMALTLVLGIAYFTLIGPLRHTFAHAAPVTPGKKCMVVAGLLLFYFGMGSPLNVAGHFLFSAHMLQQSLLYLVMPLLLLGGTPAWLLRPLLERKWSRAALRTLSHPIPAVLLFNALFSFYHMPVILDMAMNQLAMHNLIHLLLLFSSLLMWMPVIAPLPEIHRLTELQKLAYIFANGVLITPACALIIFSANPLYETYVNGPTMLCAPFFAAPIDKSMFAVPLQALDDQRLGGIIMKLMQELTYGSVLAYIFASWYRKEKDQPDDQLLPQ from the coding sequence ATGATCACCTATTTGACTACCACTTTTGGCTTTCGGGCGACATGGAACCCGGAGCTGATGGCCTTGACTCTCGTCTTGGGGATTGCCTATTTTACGCTGATCGGCCCGCTTCGCCATACCTTCGCCCATGCTGCTCCCGTCACACCGGGCAAGAAATGCATGGTCGTGGCTGGCCTCCTGCTCTTTTACTTTGGAATGGGAAGTCCGCTGAACGTCGCGGGACACTTTTTGTTTAGTGCTCACATGCTCCAGCAATCCCTGCTTTATCTGGTCATGCCTTTGCTTTTGCTCGGCGGAACGCCTGCCTGGCTATTGCGTCCGCTCCTAGAGAGAAAGTGGTCCCGCGCTGCCCTTCGTACACTCAGCCACCCTATCCCTGCGGTTCTCTTGTTTAACGCCTTGTTTTCGTTTTATCACATGCCTGTCATTTTGGACATGGCCATGAATCAGCTTGCGATGCACAATTTGATTCACCTGCTGTTGCTTTTTAGCTCCCTGCTCATGTGGATGCCAGTCATCGCACCGTTACCCGAAATTCACCGGCTGACAGAGCTGCAAAAGCTGGCGTATATCTTTGCGAACGGTGTTCTGATTACTCCAGCCTGCGCCTTGATCATCTTCTCCGCCAACCCGCTGTACGAAACCTATGTGAATGGCCCTACGATGCTCTGTGCCCCCTTCTTCGCGGCACCCATCGACAAGTCGATGTTCGCGGTCCCGCTGCAAGCTCTTGACGATCAGCGGTTAGGTGGTATTATCATGAAGCTGATGCAGGAATTAACCTACGGCTCCGTATTGGCTTACATATTCGCCTCGTGGTATCGAAAAGAAAAGGATCAGCCGGATGATCAACTGCTCCCTCAGTAA
- a CDS encoding thioredoxin family protein, whose amino-acid sequence MKKIIFFSILVAALLIGAIVYSDISNRQQAAGNPYGKANLNPATLEQLKDPLYDNLIMPDELKTRLNNKEDLFVYYYSPLCEHCQATTPVLVPIVRDMKIDMKKHNLLEFNSSWDDFQIEYTPTLVHYKGGQEVARLVGGHEANEWKQWLEEQKKS is encoded by the coding sequence ATGAAAAAAATCATTTTTTTCTCCATCCTGGTAGCGGCCCTGTTGATCGGAGCCATCGTCTACTCCGACATTTCCAACCGCCAGCAAGCGGCAGGCAACCCGTATGGCAAAGCCAATCTCAATCCAGCGACGCTCGAGCAGCTTAAGGATCCGCTGTATGATAACCTGATCATGCCTGACGAATTAAAAACCCGCCTGAACAACAAAGAAGATTTGTTCGTCTACTATTACAGCCCGCTGTGCGAACACTGCCAAGCCACTACTCCTGTTTTGGTGCCGATCGTGCGAGACATGAAGATCGACATGAAAAAGCACAACCTCCTGGAATTCAACTCCAGCTGGGATGACTTCCAAATCGAGTACACCCCTACCTTGGTTCATTACAAAGGGGGACAAGAAGTAGCTCGTCTGGTAGGCGGACATGAAGCAAACGAGTGGAAGCAATGGTTGGAAGAACAGAAAAAATCATAA
- a CDS encoding disulfide oxidoreductase: MKRAQAMEQAMFASWGVALIATAGSLFFSEVLKYIPCDLCWYQRILMYPLVILLGVASAKKDYKMSFYTLILSVIGGLISLYHYLIQKVPALHELGNACGIVPCNSDYINWLGFITIPFLALIAFSLIIVLQIFILKNGKEQ, translated from the coding sequence ATGAAGCGTGCACAAGCCATGGAACAAGCCATGTTTGCTTCCTGGGGAGTCGCCCTGATTGCCACAGCCGGCAGTCTCTTTTTTTCAGAAGTGCTGAAATACATACCGTGTGACCTGTGCTGGTACCAGCGGATTTTGATGTACCCACTGGTCATTTTGCTGGGAGTGGCTTCCGCGAAAAAAGATTACAAGATGTCTTTTTACACGTTGATCCTTTCCGTAATAGGCGGGCTGATTTCCCTCTATCATTATTTGATCCAAAAAGTCCCGGCCCTGCATGAGCTCGGGAATGCCTGCGGGATCGTACCTTGCAATTCCGATTACATCAACTGGCTTGGCTTTATTACGATTCCGTTTCTGGCACTGATCGCTTTTTCCTTGATCATCGTGCTGCAAATCTTCATCTTGAAAAATGGAAAGGAGCAATAA
- a CDS encoding metallophosphoesterase family protein has protein sequence MATYFVSDIHGQNQAFQKALQEASFSPMKNDHLYVIGDMIDRGPQSKEVLLGLMELRQQYPQQVFLIKGNHEQMFEDWLTGRGNAENYLRFNGGDATVRSFLGSRPLRRAFVGGLPAPDIQEEARQVILAQYPFLLPALQSLPLYLELPADERSGAPAVLLVHAGIRPGIPLAEQNPEDLLWIREPFFLGYQGERPIVFGHTPVPKLPGYHGTGPWIRQNLVGIDGGAAYRRGVMLVEWPSLQSIFVPIRDVHPYPIVQVNG, from the coding sequence ATGGCGACTTACTTCGTTTCGGATATACACGGTCAAAATCAGGCATTCCAAAAGGCGCTTCAGGAAGCTTCCTTTTCCCCCATGAAAAATGATCATTTATACGTCATCGGTGACATGATCGACCGTGGCCCGCAGTCAAAAGAGGTGCTGCTTGGTCTGATGGAACTGAGGCAGCAGTACCCTCAGCAGGTTTTTCTGATCAAAGGAAACCACGAGCAAATGTTTGAAGACTGGCTCACCGGAAGAGGAAATGCCGAGAACTATTTGCGCTTCAATGGAGGCGATGCGACCGTTCGCTCGTTTTTAGGCAGCCGCCCCTTGCGGCGAGCGTTTGTGGGAGGACTCCCTGCCCCAGACATCCAGGAAGAGGCGCGCCAAGTCATTCTTGCCCAATATCCGTTTTTGCTGCCTGCCCTGCAATCTCTCCCCCTTTATCTAGAGCTTCCTGCCGATGAACGCTCCGGGGCTCCTGCTGTTCTGCTGGTGCATGCGGGAATCAGACCCGGTATCCCGTTGGCCGAGCAAAATCCTGAGGATCTTCTGTGGATTAGGGAGCCGTTTTTCTTGGGTTATCAAGGAGAACGCCCCATTGTCTTTGGTCACACCCCGGTTCCCAAGCTCCCGGGTTATCACGGAACGGGACCTTGGATCAGGCAAAACCTTGTCGGGATTGACGGAGGAGCCGCGTACCGACGAGGCGTCATGCTGGTGGAGTGGCCTTCCCTACAGTCGATTTTCGTCCCGATCCGTGACGTCCATCCTTACCCAATCGTGCAGGTAAACGGGTGA
- a CDS encoding NAD-dependent deacylase: protein MDRLGELAKWIREASSCVVFSGAGMSTESGLPDFRSQTGLWSGQDPTKLASTQAMYHNRRSFVDFYRMRIEGLLACQPHAGHEVLAAWETRGWIRGMITQNVDGFHQRAGSQSVAELHGTLTTVRCLRCGREYPSARYLPEEGTICECGGFLRPSVVLFGESLPYAALELAEEWTRDADLFIVLGSSLLVSPANLFPQRAKEQGAKLVIINRDPTPLDRYADLVISDKPIGAVLRQTEKIMRS, encoded by the coding sequence ATGGATCGGTTAGGGGAGCTTGCGAAGTGGATCAGAGAGGCTAGCTCTTGCGTCGTCTTTTCAGGGGCGGGGATGTCGACGGAGAGCGGACTGCCTGATTTCCGTTCGCAGACAGGCTTATGGAGCGGGCAGGATCCGACCAAGCTGGCGAGCACGCAAGCGATGTACCATAATCGGCGATCGTTTGTCGACTTTTATCGGATGCGTATCGAGGGCTTGCTCGCGTGTCAGCCGCATGCTGGGCATGAGGTGTTGGCAGCTTGGGAGACGCGTGGATGGATTCGGGGGATGATTACCCAGAATGTCGATGGGTTTCATCAGCGAGCAGGAAGTCAATCGGTAGCAGAGCTGCATGGCACACTCACCACAGTCCGCTGCCTGCGGTGCGGTCGCGAATACCCGAGTGCCAGGTATTTGCCGGAAGAGGGAACCATCTGTGAGTGTGGGGGATTTTTGCGACCATCCGTTGTCTTGTTCGGGGAATCGCTCCCCTATGCGGCACTCGAGCTTGCCGAGGAGTGGACGAGGGATGCGGACTTGTTTATCGTCTTAGGATCGTCCTTGCTGGTCAGCCCTGCCAACCTATTTCCGCAGCGGGCAAAGGAACAGGGCGCGAAATTGGTGATCATCAATCGTGACCCTACTCCCCTGGATCGCTATGCAGACCTCGTGATATCCGACAAACCCATTGGGGCCGTGCTCCGGCAAACCGAAAAAATCATGCGATCGTAG
- a CDS encoding ABC-F family ATP-binding cassette domain-containing protein — translation MQILSVENLSKSYGEKVLFDNISFHIAEQQRIGLIGVNGTGKSSLLKIVAGLDTPDSGKLVHANRFHAEYLPQNPSFDEDSSVLDQVFYGDSPLIQLLREYEGALADLQTAPDDEKKQQRVFSLQSKMDAADAWESSTQAKMILTQLGLHDFTQKVSELSGGQRKRVAMARALIQPADLLILDEPTNHIDNETVEWLEEYLSRYKGALLLVTHDRYFLDRVTNRTFELDKGKLYSYEGNYATFLEKKAEREENEAAAESKRQNLLRRELAWLRRGAKARTTKQKARVQRAEELRDRVVEGQAAKMDMALGASRLGKKVIEIESVSKSYGDRTLISDFSYIVLPGDRVGIIGPNGSGKSTLLNMLAGRLQPDSGTIDVGQTVKIAYYTQDSVEMNEKLRVIEYVKEAAEVIQTSSGEMITASQMLERFLFSPHMQYTPISKLSGGERRRLYLLRTLMGEPNVLFLDEPTNDLDIQTLSILEDYLEHFPGAVITVSHDRYFLDRTVDHLFAFEGQGKIRHFTGNYSEYLDERRLEKTVLPPAAAEAKDKSENSNANRGNNRTKKLSYKDQKEWDEIEGKIAALEERSVKLKAEIAASGSDYGKVEKLYAEEQQVASQLEAAVERWAELSAMIEELEQGK, via the coding sequence ATGCAAATCTTATCCGTAGAGAACCTCTCCAAAAGCTATGGAGAGAAAGTATTGTTTGATAACATCTCTTTTCATATTGCAGAGCAGCAGCGAATTGGTCTGATCGGCGTGAATGGCACGGGAAAGTCCTCCCTGCTGAAAATCGTGGCGGGGCTCGATACGCCAGATAGCGGAAAGCTCGTTCACGCCAATCGTTTTCATGCCGAATACTTGCCGCAAAATCCTAGCTTTGACGAAGATTCGTCCGTTTTGGACCAGGTATTTTACGGGGACTCTCCATTGATCCAGCTTTTGCGTGAATACGAAGGCGCATTGGCGGACCTGCAGACTGCGCCGGACGATGAGAAAAAGCAACAACGCGTATTTTCGCTGCAAAGCAAGATGGATGCAGCCGACGCGTGGGAGAGCAGTACGCAGGCAAAAATGATTTTGACGCAGCTGGGCCTGCACGATTTCACGCAAAAAGTGAGCGAGTTATCAGGAGGGCAGCGAAAGCGGGTCGCGATGGCCCGGGCGCTGATTCAGCCGGCAGACCTGCTGATTCTGGACGAGCCGACGAACCATATCGACAATGAAACCGTAGAATGGCTGGAGGAGTATCTGTCCCGGTATAAAGGGGCACTCCTGCTCGTTACCCACGACCGCTATTTCCTGGATCGTGTGACCAACAGGACGTTTGAGCTGGATAAAGGCAAGCTGTACAGCTACGAGGGCAACTATGCGACGTTTCTGGAGAAGAAGGCAGAGCGCGAAGAAAACGAGGCGGCAGCAGAGAGCAAGCGGCAAAATCTGTTGCGCAGGGAGCTCGCATGGCTTCGACGCGGGGCAAAGGCTCGCACCACCAAGCAAAAGGCCCGCGTCCAGCGTGCTGAGGAACTGCGTGATCGCGTCGTAGAAGGTCAGGCAGCTAAGATGGACATGGCGCTCGGGGCAAGCCGTTTGGGCAAAAAAGTCATCGAGATAGAAAGTGTTAGCAAATCGTACGGTGACCGCACACTCATTTCAGATTTCAGCTATATCGTCTTGCCGGGAGATCGAGTGGGGATCATCGGGCCAAACGGCAGCGGAAAATCCACGCTGCTCAACATGCTGGCGGGAAGGCTGCAGCCTGATTCTGGCACGATTGATGTAGGACAGACCGTAAAGATCGCCTACTACACGCAGGACAGCGTCGAGATGAATGAAAAGCTGCGCGTGATTGAGTATGTAAAAGAAGCCGCGGAAGTCATCCAGACCAGCAGCGGAGAAATGATCACAGCCTCGCAAATGCTGGAGCGATTTCTCTTTTCTCCGCACATGCAGTATACGCCGATTTCCAAGCTGTCTGGCGGGGAGCGCCGCCGCCTTTATTTGCTGCGTACGCTGATGGGCGAGCCGAATGTTCTCTTTTTGGATGAGCCGACCAACGACCTGGACATCCAGACCCTCAGTATTTTGGAAGACTACCTGGAGCATTTCCCAGGGGCAGTCATCACGGTTTCCCATGACCGCTATTTCCTGGACCGGACTGTCGATCATTTGTTTGCCTTCGAGGGCCAAGGGAAAATACGCCATTTTACCGGCAATTATTCCGAGTATCTGGATGAACGCCGACTTGAAAAGACCGTGCTGCCGCCTGCTGCAGCGGAAGCGAAAGACAAGAGTGAGAACAGCAATGCCAACCGCGGGAACAATCGCACGAAAAAGCTGTCCTACAAGGATCAAAAGGAATGGGATGAGATTGAGGGCAAAATCGCGGCATTGGAAGAGCGCAGCGTCAAGCTGAAGGCAGAGATTGCTGCTTCAGGCAGCGACTACGGGAAAGTCGAGAAGCTGTACGCCGAAGAACAGCAGGTCGCATCCCAGCTGGAAGCTGCCGTCGAACGTTGGGCGGAGCTGTCGGCTATGATCGAAGAATTGGAACAAGGAAAGTGA
- a CDS encoding L,D-transpeptidase — protein MPAYNIRISIADLRLDLFDGSKLVRSFPVALGKIATSTPHGDFTIVNKVPYPDSYPGGPLSVFGTYWLGLSKPHYGIHGTNNPSSIGQYVSHGCIRMYNQDVNTLASLVSIGTPVRIRAR, from the coding sequence TTGCCGGCATACAACATCCGCATTTCCATCGCAGACCTGCGACTGGATCTTTTTGATGGCTCCAAGCTGGTCCGCTCCTTTCCGGTCGCACTGGGCAAAATCGCAACCTCCACTCCACACGGTGATTTTACGATCGTGAATAAAGTACCTTACCCTGATTCCTACCCGGGCGGTCCCTTGAGTGTTTTCGGCACCTATTGGCTCGGATTGAGCAAGCCCCATTATGGCATACACGGCACCAACAATCCTTCCTCCATCGGCCAGTATGTATCCCATGGCTGCATCCGCATGTACAACCAGGACGTAAATACCTTGGCCAGCCTTGTTTCCATCGGCACGCCTGTCCGAATCAGAGCCCGGTAG